The Geoglobus acetivorans genome window below encodes:
- a CDS encoding CheR family methyltransferase — protein MDIAFKMLINYISKQSGIDLNQYRESYLKRRIELRMKATGNKTFEEYLSFLRKNGKKEIEELINTIAINVTEFMRDVTPFKFFMDMVLPDIANRKLKVKSNMLRFWSAGCSNGEEPYSIAICIYEALGSDWLFTIYATDIDLDSLEKAKEGYYDASQLKNLNKALLYKYFEKEDDGYRVKSFLKKHIRFKRHDLTTDTPVSRYLDGIFCRNVIIYFNDSQKSKIFNDFYNALVSRGYLIIGKSETLPSEFNNKFKCINLKDKVYQKI, from the coding sequence ATGGATATAGCATTCAAGATGTTAATAAACTATATCTCAAAACAATCAGGCATAGACTTAAATCAGTACAGAGAGAGTTACTTAAAAAGGCGTATTGAGCTGAGAATGAAAGCTACGGGAAACAAAACGTTTGAAGAATACCTCAGTTTTCTCAGAAAAAACGGTAAAAAAGAGATTGAAGAGTTGATTAATACTATTGCCATAAATGTAACAGAATTCATGCGAGACGTAACTCCATTCAAGTTTTTCATGGATATGGTGTTGCCAGATATTGCTAACAGAAAACTCAAGGTTAAAAGTAACATGCTACGTTTTTGGAGCGCTGGATGCTCAAATGGTGAGGAGCCATACAGCATTGCAATATGCATCTATGAAGCTCTCGGCAGCGACTGGTTGTTCACAATATATGCAACAGATATTGATTTGGATTCTTTAGAAAAGGCAAAAGAAGGATATTATGACGCATCACAATTGAAAAATCTGAATAAGGCGCTCCTTTACAAATATTTCGAAAAGGAAGACGATGGATATCGGGTGAAAAGTTTTCTGAAGAAACATATCAGGTTCAAAAGACATGACCTGACCACTGATACCCCTGTGTCCAGATATCTTGATGGAATTTTTTGCCGGAATGTAATCATATATTTCAATGATTCGCAAAAATCCAAGATATTCAATGACTTCTACAACGCTCTTGTAAGCAGAGGTTACCTGATCATTGGTAAAAGTGAAACTCTACCTTCAGAGTTCAATAATAAATTTAAATGTATCAATCTAAAGGACAAAGTGTATCAGAAAATATAA
- a CDS encoding chemotaxis protein CheD, which produces MIHEHLIGIGEFRVVKGLAVLKTIGLGSCIGLALYDPYNKVGGLAHVMLPSSKNGTVKSAKYADHAVEMMLSAMKRLGSKERNIVAKLAGGAQIFKHMNMNLLKIGDRNVDAIKNILESQGIKIVSEDVGGDVGRSVYFYTDSGKMLVKYSNGVELWI; this is translated from the coding sequence ATGATCCACGAACACCTAATAGGCATAGGCGAGTTCAGAGTTGTAAAAGGGCTGGCAGTACTGAAAACCATAGGGTTAGGCTCCTGTATCGGTCTTGCACTGTACGACCCGTACAACAAGGTTGGAGGTCTGGCACATGTTATGCTTCCGAGCTCCAAAAATGGAACCGTCAAAAGCGCAAAATATGCAGACCATGCAGTGGAGATGATGCTCAGTGCAATGAAGCGACTTGGTAGCAAAGAACGCAATATTGTCGCAAAACTGGCCGGAGGAGCACAAATATTCAAACACATGAACATGAATTTGCTCAAAATAGGTGATAGAAACGTTGATGCAATAAAAAATATTCTTGAGAGTCAAGGTATAAAGATCGTTTCTGAAGACGTTGGTGGTGATGTTGGAAGATCTGTCTACTTTTATACAGATAGTGGGAAAATGCTCGTTAAATACAGCAACGGTGTAGAATTATGGATATAG
- a CDS encoding chemotaxis protein CheC, with the protein MSKFENLTNEELDILREMGNIGVGNASTALATMLGRPINITVPEVYLLKFSNLDKVIKPDEIVVGTVVGLSTMDNDNSGFLYMIFPQDSPNKLAELLIGDSSDESMVESTIMEISNILASHFCDGIANMLDTVLIPTPPSYAKDYSVAVIDALLAQIADKTDNLIIFETDLVDQDNTVNIFLMLIPTEKFFEYIMQLLEMVK; encoded by the coding sequence GGTGTTGGGAACGCATCTACTGCCTTGGCCACGATGCTTGGCAGACCGATAAACATAACGGTACCAGAGGTATATTTATTGAAGTTTTCAAATTTGGATAAAGTCATAAAACCAGATGAGATAGTGGTTGGAACTGTCGTGGGGCTTAGCACGATGGATAACGATAATTCTGGGTTTCTGTACATGATATTTCCTCAGGATTCTCCAAACAAGCTCGCCGAACTGTTGATAGGAGATTCAAGTGATGAAAGCATGGTCGAATCCACAATAATGGAAATCTCAAACATTCTCGCATCTCATTTCTGTGATGGGATTGCGAACATGCTCGATACTGTGTTAATCCCCACACCACCCAGCTATGCCAAAGATTATTCTGTTGCTGTCATTGATGCTCTCCTTGCACAGATTGCTGATAAAACTGATAACCTAATAATTTTCGAAACTGACTTGGTTGATCAGGACAATACTGTAAACATTTTCTTAATGTTGATTCCAACTGAAAAATTCTTTGAATACATAATGCAGCTATTAGAGATGGTAAAATGA